One segment of Verrucomicrobiota bacterium DNA contains the following:
- a CDS encoding AsnC family transcriptional regulator, with protein sequence MRVLDEQEKAIVRQLIRDPRESDNGIGEKSGVNVRTVSRKRQRLEQEGVLSYFTHLDLSQAGAQQFNARQLYIVKFRVGITYRQLVEEIRQEPKKTTVFTERIFESHIAEIDGKVALLLFVDGHNDVDIVQRTHEDLIPNLIRNHGPDCIESVSTMRLLTPVRMMRNYLPLVNMRDGYLVSEWPDEGIYVGM encoded by the coding sequence ATGAGAGTTTTGGATGAGCAAGAGAAGGCCATTGTGCGACAACTCATTCGCGATCCGCGTGAATCGGACAATGGCATCGGCGAGAAATCAGGGGTGAACGTGCGGACGGTGAGCCGGAAGCGGCAACGGTTGGAGCAGGAAGGTGTGCTGTCCTACTTTACCCACCTCGATTTATCGCAGGCGGGCGCGCAGCAGTTCAATGCCCGTCAACTGTACATCGTTAAGTTCCGGGTAGGGATCACCTATCGTCAACTGGTGGAGGAAATCCGCCAGGAACCCAAGAAGACCACAGTGTTCACAGAGCGGATCTTCGAAAGCCACATCGCCGAAATCGACGGCAAGGTAGCGCTGCTGCTGTTTGTGGACGGCCATAACGACGTGGACATCGTGCAGCGGACCCATGAGGACCTCATTCCCAACCTCATCAGGAACCACGGTCCGGATTGCATTGAATCGGTGTCGACGATGCGCCTGCTGACGCCGGTTCGGATGATGCGTAATTACCTGCCGCTGGTGAACATGCGTGACGGCTATCTTGTGTCCGAATGGCCGGATGAGGGGATATATGTAGGAATGTGA